Proteins from one Juglans microcarpa x Juglans regia isolate MS1-56 chromosome 1S, Jm3101_v1.0, whole genome shotgun sequence genomic window:
- the LOC121245988 gene encoding pentatricopeptide repeat-containing protein At3g09650, chloroplastic: MNAATSLQQLSPSSSSPTRSSPSSTSNSFPLTQALSLHWASPPFAISSTITITIPKSSRRYGLPATTNHTSPIDLSLTTTEPPSNSLDQRLLALLRQRKTEEAWIAYTQSTHLPSPTCLSRLVSQLSYLNTHLGLTRAQSIITRLRHERQLHRLDANSLGLLAVAATKAGHTLYATSIVKSMLRSGYLPHVKAWSAVVSRLAASGDDGPTEALRLFNAVTKRIRRFADPTIVANSRPDTAAYNAVLNACANLGDTKKFLQLFNEMPEFGVEPDVLTYNIIIKLCARADRKSLLVFVLERIIQKEIPLCMTTLHSLVAAYVGFGDLETAEKMVQAMREGRRDLCRVLRESTQEEEDGDGDVFVKLLPNFIESSNNEPPLLPEAYAPNSRIYTTLMKGYMKAGRVTDTVRMLEAMRRLDDSASHPDHVTYTTVVSAMVKAGLMDRACQVLAEMTRIGVPANRITYNILLKGFCQQLKIDKAKELLRDMTEDAGIEPDVISYNILIDGCILVDDSAGALSFFNEMRARGIAPTKISYTTLMKAFALSGQPKLANKVFDEMLNDARVKADLVAWNMLVEGYCRLGLIEEAKKIITKMKDNGFHPNVATYGSLANGIALARKPGEALLLWNEVKERCRVKNEGESSDSLSTIPPLKPDEGLLDTLADICVRAAFFRKALEIVACMEEYGIPPNKTKYTRIYVEMHSRMFTSKHASKARQDRRSERKRAAEAFKFWLGLPNSYYGSEWRLEPIDGDQNVSEF, encoded by the coding sequence ATGAACGCTGCTACCTCTCTGCAACAGCTCTCACCATCCTCATCCTCACCCACAAGAAGCTCCCCTTCATCGACTTCTAACTCATTCCCACTAACCCAAGCTCTCTCCCTTCATTGGGCATCTCCTCCATTCGCTATCTCCTCCACAATTACCATAACCATCCCCAAATCCTCCCGCCGATATGGATTGCCCGCTACAACAAACCACACCAGCCCAATAGACCTCTCTCTCACCACCACCGAACCACCCAGCAATTCCTTGGACCAAAGACTCCTAGCTCTCCTCCGTCaaagaaaaacagaggaagCTTGGATAGCTTACACCCAATCCACTCACCTTCCAAGTCCCACTTGCCTTAGCCGCTTGGTCTCCCAATTGTCCTATCTAAACACTCACTTGGGCCTCACGCGTGCCCAGTCCATCATCACCCGCCTCCGCCACGAGCGCCAGCTCCATCGCCTCGATGCCAATTCCCTAGGCCTCCTTGCTGTTGCAGCCACCAAGGCCGGTCACACACTCTACGCCACCTCTATTGTCAAGTCCATGCTTCGCTCCGGTTATCTTCCCCACGTTAAGGCGTGGAGCGCCGTAGTAAGCCGTCTCGCCGCTTCGGGCGATGACGGCCCCACAGAAGCCCTCAGGCTATTCAATGCAGTCACCAAGCGGATCCGTCGATTTGCAGACCCTACCATAGTTGCCAACTCGCGGCCTGACACGGCTGCTTACAACGCTGTACTCAATGCCTGTGCCAATCTCGGTGATACTAAGAAGTTCTTGCAGTTATTTAACGAAATGCCCGAGTTTGGTGTTGAGCCTGATGTACTAACTTACAACATTATCATTAAGTTGTGTGCGAGAGCCGATAGGAAGAGTTTACTAGTATTTGTATTGGAGAGAATTATTCAGAAGGAAATTCCATTATGCATGACAACATTGCACTCGCTTGTTGCAGCTTATGTTGGTTTTGGTGATCTGGAAACAGCCGAGAAAATGGTTCAAGCAATGAGGGAAGGTAGGAGAGATCTTTGTAGGGTTCTCAGGGAGTCGActcaagaggaagaagatggggATGGAGACGTATTTGTGAAGTTGCTTCCTAATTTTATTGAGTCCAGTAACAATGAGCCGCCACTATTGCCTGAAGCATATGCTCCTAATTCTAGAATTTACACCACTCTAATGAAAGGTTACATGAAGGCTGGCCGTGTCACTGACACAGTTCGAATGCTAGAGGCAATGCGGCGCCTGGATGACAGTGCTAGTCATCCTGATCATGTAACATATACAACTGTTGTTTCTGCAATGGTAAAGGCAGGGTTGATGGATCGGGCTTGTCAAGTACTGGCTGAAATGACGAGAATAGGTGTTCCTGCAAATCGGATTACCTACAATATACTGCTTAAGGGTTTCTGCCAGCAACTAAAGATAGACAAGGCAAAGGAGCTGCTTAGGGACATGACTGAGGATGCAGGAATTGAGCCTGATGTGATATCCTATAACATCTTGATTGATGGTTGTATACTTGTTGATGACAGTGCAGGggctctttctttctttaacgAGATGCGGGCTAGAGGAATTGCTCCCACCAAGATTAGTTATACCACTTTAATGAAAGCTTTTGCCTTGTCGGGTCAACCAAAGCTTGCTAACAAGGTATTTGATGAGATGCTTAATGATGCTCGAGTGAAGGCTGATTTAGTTGCCTGGAATATGTTGGTTGAAGGCTATTGTAGACTGGGATTAATTGAAGaagcaaagaaaataattacCAAGATGAAGGATAACGGGTTTCACCCAAATGTAGCTACTTATGGCAGTCTAGCAAATGGAATTGCATTGGCTAGAAAGCCAGGAGAGGCACTTCTACTTTGGAATGAAGTGAAGGAGAGATGCAGAGtgaaaaatgaaggagaaagTTCCGATTCTTTATCTACTATCCCTCCATTGAAACCAGACGAGGGGCTCTTGGATACCCTGGCTGATATCTGTGTGAGAGCCGCTTTTTTTAGGAAGGCCTTAGAAATTGTGGCTTGCATGGAAGAGTATGGGATACCACCAAATAAGACCAAGTATACAAGAATCTATGTGGAAATGCATTCAAGGATGTTTACTAGTAAGCATGCATCAAAGGCGAGACAGGACAGGAGGAGTGAGAGGAAGAGAGCAGCTGAGGCTTTCAAGTTCTGGTTGGGTTTGCCTAATTCTTATTATGGGAGTGAGTGGAGGTTAGAACCCATCGATGGTGATCAAAATGTTTCTGAATTTTGA